The Verrucomicrobiia bacterium genome contains a region encoding:
- a CDS encoding glycosyltransferase codes for MISTVPMVHQGPLVSVIIPAYNREHTIQRAVNSVLAQTYRPVEIIVVDDGSTDATADQLQEYGDRVRLVRQKNGGPSSARNAGIRQANGEIISFLDSDDAWLPEKLACQVALLEQLRPHGVLCCICNARMVNADGTERTSFAAAGLLPHEPSGIWANPAEVLLTRFILSNQTLAVRRELLERTGFFNEKFRLLEDYDLALRLALMGPWAYVAEPLVVWHGGAANSLSATASDVGALQRTMEIIAGLQTVEPWASRLPRSVARRHLSYLRTQLRLSGLARQRSGLVDAVVRLCSRAHKWVYYRLPGSPQMIVQRG; via the coding sequence ATGATTTCAACGGTTCCAATGGTTCACCAGGGCCCGCTCGTCAGTGTCATCATTCCCGCCTACAACCGGGAGCACACCATTCAACGGGCGGTCAACAGTGTGCTGGCCCAAACCTACCGGCCGGTGGAAATCATCGTGGTGGACGACGGGTCAACCGACGCGACGGCCGACCAGTTGCAGGAATACGGCGACCGCGTCCGGCTGGTGCGCCAGAAAAACGGAGGACCCAGCAGTGCCCGCAACGCGGGCATCCGGCAGGCGAACGGCGAGATCATCAGCTTTTTGGATTCTGACGATGCCTGGCTGCCGGAGAAGCTGGCGTGCCAGGTGGCCTTGCTCGAACAACTGCGTCCCCACGGCGTGTTGTGCTGCATTTGCAATGCGCGCATGGTGAATGCGGATGGCACCGAAAGGACTTCGTTTGCCGCGGCCGGTTTGCTCCCGCACGAGCCGAGCGGCATCTGGGCCAACCCGGCGGAAGTGCTGCTCACCCGTTTCATCCTTTCCAATCAGACGCTGGCGGTGCGGCGTGAATTGCTGGAGCGAACGGGATTCTTCAATGAAAAATTTCGTTTGCTGGAAGATTACGACCTCGCGCTGCGCCTCGCGCTGATGGGCCCATGGGCTTACGTGGCCGAGCCCCTGGTGGTCTGGCACGGGGGCGCGGCAAACAGCTTGAGCGCCACGGCCTCCGACGTGGGGGCGCTGCAACGCACGATGGAGATCATTGCGGGATTGCAAACGGTTGAACCCTGGGCCTCGCGTCTGCCCCGGAGCGTCGCCCGCCGGCATCTAAGTTATCTCCGAACCCAATTGAGACTGAGCGGCCTCGCCAGACAACGTTCCGGGCTGGTGGATGCCGTGGTTCGTTTGTGTTCCCGCGCCCACAAGTGGGTTTATTATCGGCTGCCCGGCAGCCCGCAAATGATTGTGCAGCGGGGGTGA
- a CDS encoding choice-of-anchor Q domain-containing protein, giving the protein MKICPRLFPLVLTTAIATTCFALTAGATTYYVDYAAGSDSNAGTSTGAAWKHCPGDPAASGNPLSQKLQPNDTILFKGGVRYVFTSANSTGILLNNASGTLGNPVTFDGNSAGAWGTGKAVLTDNNSNPGHNAFYSSAAVSNIVIRNFVITQLGGSATLPPDTGAAVAANWGAGVNLSATALNITVQDCDLSMLGYWYNQKPMSAGSIDGMGIDCFPNMAATYGNILVTNCNFSRMAQGCNFSAGPTLTNITVANCSFTDSIMWCVDINVRTTGTFTDYITVHDCKFYDYYQFNQDYWTGYGGWPHTDGIFFRVDYSGASFGTHNNFYNNKFYYTKSSGGGTAQMYITEGPSCNIYNNVFIGSGLANGNVVIGDGPLDGSNNQLVRVFNNTFYDSYTFDVSLSNENAPSRPIGKVWMANNIFYDAMLGSGNNFVAKFDTGTIPWTWGVTNWFINNNLYKSFNGTGNYLYAPKVWGEGNITSMQAYGWEKNGVVADPLFLNITLGLANASSTLNDLRLQTNSPAIGAGTNLTALAAVLPGLDKDIAGNPRPAVGGWSIGAYEASTSGVGGGGGGGGLQLPPVVSAITQSGADVNTNTAGPQVFAGSVVQYSATASDPNSLPLTWQWSYSVNGGADTVVQTGVGAVGSVSFNYTAAMAGSTFVWKLAVNNGLASATSTLTVGVVAPPSPTAGLSFQAADATVTAPFALSGGAIGQSVQTVDPTLGGQAVFSFYITNAGNYVIQAVVSAPNDANNSFFVNVDGQPVDPTMIWDIPLTSGFEQRIVSWRGSGSDGNNEFVPAVFNLTAGAHQLIVRGREAYVSLQSVAILNYLSPPQNLRIIPQ; this is encoded by the coding sequence ATGAAAATTTGCCCCAGGCTGTTCCCGTTGGTTCTCACCACGGCCATCGCCACAACTTGCTTTGCCTTAACGGCTGGAGCCACGACGTATTATGTGGACTATGCCGCGGGTTCAGACAGCAACGCCGGCACTTCGACCGGTGCCGCATGGAAACACTGCCCGGGCGATCCTGCCGCCTCCGGGAATCCGTTGTCTCAAAAACTCCAGCCCAATGACACGATTCTGTTCAAAGGCGGGGTCCGGTATGTCTTCACCTCGGCCAATTCAACGGGCATTCTTCTGAACAATGCCAGCGGCACGCTGGGTAATCCGGTCACTTTTGACGGCAACAGTGCGGGAGCCTGGGGCACGGGCAAGGCTGTCCTGACGGACAATAACAGCAATCCGGGACACAACGCCTTCTACTCTTCGGCTGCGGTGTCCAACATCGTCATTCGCAATTTCGTCATCACGCAGCTGGGCGGTTCGGCCACCTTGCCCCCCGACACCGGTGCGGCCGTGGCCGCCAACTGGGGGGCCGGCGTGAATTTGTCGGCCACGGCGCTGAATATCACCGTGCAGGACTGCGACCTGTCCATGCTGGGTTACTGGTATAACCAGAAGCCGATGAGTGCCGGTTCCATTGATGGCATGGGCATCGATTGCTTTCCCAACATGGCAGCCACCTACGGGAACATTCTGGTGACGAACTGCAATTTTTCCCGGATGGCGCAGGGCTGTAATTTCTCCGCCGGTCCCACCTTGACGAACATCACGGTGGCCAACTGCTCGTTCACGGATTCCATCATGTGGTGCGTGGACATCAATGTGCGCACCACCGGCACGTTTACGGATTACATCACCGTGCACGACTGCAAATTTTACGATTACTACCAGTTCAATCAGGATTACTGGACCGGTTACGGTGGCTGGCCACATACCGATGGCATCTTCTTCCGGGTGGATTACAGCGGCGCCTCGTTTGGGACCCACAACAATTTTTACAACAACAAATTCTACTACACGAAGAGCTCGGGCGGCGGCACGGCGCAGATGTATATCACGGAGGGGCCGAGCTGTAACATCTACAACAACGTTTTCATTGGCTCCGGTCTGGCCAACGGCAACGTCGTGATTGGCGACGGCCCCTTGGACGGCAGCAATAATCAGCTCGTCCGCGTCTTCAACAACACCTTTTACGACAGCTACACCTTCGATGTTTCCCTCAGCAACGAAAACGCGCCCAGCCGTCCCATTGGCAAGGTCTGGATGGCCAATAACATCTTTTACGATGCGATGTTGGGGAGCGGCAACAACTTCGTGGCCAAATTCGACACCGGCACCATTCCGTGGACGTGGGGCGTCACGAATTGGTTTATCAACAACAATCTTTACAAGTCCTTTAATGGCACGGGCAATTATCTTTATGCGCCCAAGGTGTGGGGAGAGGGGAACATTACGAGCATGCAGGCGTATGGCTGGGAAAAGAACGGCGTGGTGGCCGATCCCTTGTTCCTGAACATCACTCTCGGCCTGGCCAATGCGAGTTCGACCCTGAATGACCTGCGTTTGCAGACCAACAGTCCGGCCATTGGCGCCGGCACCAATCTGACCGCGCTGGCCGCGGTCCTGCCCGGCTTGGACAAGGACATTGCGGGCAATCCGCGTCCTGCGGTGGGCGGTTGGTCGATTGGCGCCTATGAGGCATCCACTTCCGGTGTTGGTGGTGGCGGCGGCGGCGGTGGCCTGCAGCTTCCGCCGGTGGTTTCCGCCATCACGCAGAGCGGGGCGGACGTGAACACCAACACGGCCGGACCGCAGGTCTTCGCCGGTTCCGTGGTGCAATACTCGGCCACGGCCTCGGATCCGAACAGTCTGCCGCTGACCTGGCAATGGAGTTATTCCGTCAATGGCGGCGCCGACACAGTGGTCCAAACCGGAGTGGGCGCGGTTGGCAGCGTGAGTTTCAATTACACGGCCGCCATGGCCGGCAGCACCTTTGTCTGGAAGCTGGCGGTGAACAATGGCCTGGCCAGTGCAACTTCCACGCTGACTGTGGGCGTGGTCGCGCCGCCGTCCCCGACCGCCGGGTTGAGTTTCCAGGCAGCGGATGCCACCGTCACGGCGCCGTTCGCCCTTTCTGGTGGCGCCATCGGGCAATCCGTGCAAACGGTCGATCCGACCCTGGGCGGTCAGGCGGTCTTCTCGTTCTACATCACCAACGCGGGCAATTACGTGATCCAGGCGGTCGTCAGTGCGCCGAACGACGCGAACAATTCCTTCTTTGTGAACGTGGATGGTCAGCCGGTGGATCCGACCATGATCTGGGACATCCCGCTGACCTCGGGCTTTGAGCAGCGCATCGTCAGCTGGCGCGGGAGCGGCTCCGACGGGAACAACGAATTCGTGCCGGCGGTCTTCAATCTGACGGCCGGTGCGCATCAGCTCATCGTGCGCGGCCGCGAGGCCTATGTGTCCCTGCAAAGCGTGGCCATCCTGAACTACCTCAGCCCGCCGCAGAACCTCCGCATCATCCCGCAGTGA